Proteins co-encoded in one Salvia splendens isolate huo1 chromosome 4, SspV2, whole genome shotgun sequence genomic window:
- the LOC121798001 gene encoding ubiquitin carboxyl-terminal hydrolase 15-like, giving the protein MLTPRETDVPALFIVFVVLPLVTYFILGKWSETSKKEEGISLIASEAAEEALQVDPMDVGGILPVVHMPNSGIHQCARCFNPAGTRCSQCKSVWYCSGRCQIVHWRDVHKLECQQMGKDCHRSSLKCGLEEGSRGRESYGETTKQSTFQYNVQQPSLDGAFSEDLVLHPLTALTPTTTSAMVLSASQKSVINKLSAEFGTFLTGQVDSSKTADGAGLSSFVEACGSSFTLPNSSQPSEDPYLREVNFPLSERHANNPHASKDGTDRAEIECQNALDGGNNFGIVNSSTAASNRASNLDMTRMKGMKNSAKVDNHQHLEDSTTKKRKVKMIFPYEEFVKCFQYENFNVTPRGLVNCGNSCYANAVLQCLIFTKPLIIYLLCQTHSRTGCAKDWCLTCELEQLVMMLGKNGGPLSPINILLYIRSLNAQIGYGSQEDAHEFLRLLVASMQTICLEGFGGENVIDPKQQDTTFIQHTFGGTLRSKVKCMICHHESERYEKMMDLTLEIFGWVKSLEDALTQFTSEEDLVGDNMYRCARCATYVHARKQLHIKEAPNILTIVLKRFQEGNYGKINKCITFPEMLDMIPFMTGTDDIPPLYMLYAVVVHHDTSNASFSGHYTSYVKDLQSNWFRVDDTEVQPVELSHVMSEGAYILFYMRSHPRPTRCGKSSRNQAPRNRSLKGQRASRPEPNNLVGNETIPESSNGMLIRESRSRPSSLRNYTEFSDAASSDWSVFTTSDDSSFTTESTRDSFSTVDHGDAAFSSIYQSMYPVDSPTRWNISCSMFLGSKAQTGFAAREERGFVSVSCVNYGSEARTEGVPQTSVDCLI; this is encoded by the exons ATGCTTACGCCAAGGGAAACCGATGTACCAGCTTTATTTATCGTATTTGTTGTCCTTCCTCTGGTTACCTATTTCATATTAGGAAAATGGAGTGAGACTTCCAAAAAAGAGGAGGGGATAAGTTTGATTGCTAGTGAAGCAGCCGAGGAAGCTCTGCAAGTTGACCCTATGGATGTTGGTGGTATTTTGCCCGTAGTGCATATGCCAAACAGTGGGATTCATCAATGTGCAAGATGCTTCAACCCAGCTGGGACCCGTTGCTCACAATGCAAGTCTGTTTGGTATTG TTCTGGAAGGTGTCAGATCGTTCATTGGAGGGATGTTCACAAGCTTGAGTGCCAGCAAATGGGTAAAGACTGCCATAGGTCATCCCTTAAGTGTGGCTTAGAGGAAGGATCTCGTGGAAGGGAGTCATATGGTGAAACTACCAAACAATCTACCTTCCAATACAATGTGCAGCAGCCTAGCCTTGACGGTGCTTTCTCAGAGGATTTAGTGTTGCATCCTCTAACTGCACTGACTCCTACAACTACTTCAGCAATGGTGCTAAGTGCATCTCAGAAATCAGTCATAAACAAACTATCAGCAGAGTTTGGCACATTTCTTACTGGCCAGGTAGACTCTTCAAAAACAGCAGATGGTGCTGGATTGAGCTCCTTCGTTGAAGCCTGTGGTAGTAGTTTCACTCTCCCTAATTCATCTCAGCCATCAGAAGATCCTTAT CTGAGAGAGGTGAACTTTCCCCTCTCAGAACGGCATGCTAACAATCCTCATGCGTCCAAGGATGGAACTGATAGGGCAGAAATAGAATGTCAAAATGCATTAGATGGTGGGAACAATTTTGGGATAGTAAACTCATCCACTGCAGCAAGTAACCGTGCATCAAACCTAGATATGACGAGGATGAAGGGTATGAAAAATTCAGCAAAAGTTGACAATCATCAACATTTAGAAGATAGTACAACCAAGAAAAGAAAGGTCAAG ATGATTTTCCCATATGAAGAATTTGTGAAGTGCTTTCAGTATGAAAATTTCAATGTGACTCCTAGAGGACTTGTAAATTGCGGGAATAG CTGTTACGCAAATGCCGTATTGCAGTGTTTAATATTCACAAAGCCTCTGATCATTTACCTTCTTTGCCAAACACATTCCAGAACTG GATGTGCCAAAGATTGGTGTCTAACGTGTGAGCTCGAGCAGCTTGTAATGATGCTGGGAAAAAATGGGGGTCCTCTATCACCCATAAATATTCTTTTGTATATTAGAAGTCTTAATGCTCAGATTGGTTATGGAAGTCAGGAAGATGCTCATGAATTTTTAAG GCTTCTCGTGGCCTCAATGCAAACAATATGTCTCGAGGGTTTTGGTGGAGAAAATGTCATTGATCCCAAGCAGCAGGATACGACTTTTATACAACATACATTTGGTGGAACTCTCAGATCAAAG GTCAAATGTATGATATGTCACCATGAATCTGAAAGGTATGAGAAAATGATGGATCTTACTCTGGAGATATTCGGTTGGGTGAAGTCGTTGGAGGATGCGCTAACACAGTTTACCAGCGAAGAAGATCTTGTTGGGGACAATATGTATAGATGTGCAAG GTGTGCTACATATGTTCACGCTCGGAAGCAACTACACATAAAAGAGGCTCCCAACATCCTAACTATAGTGTTAAAGAGATTTCAG gAAGGAAACTATGGTAAGATAAATAAGTGCATAACTTTTCCTGAAATGCTGGATATGATTCCATTCATGACTGGCACCGACGACATACCTCCGCTCTACATGCTCTATGCTGTCGTCGTTCACCACGACACATCCAATGCGTCTTTTTCTGGTCACTACACCTCGTACGTGAAAGATCTGCAGAGCAACTGGTTCAGGGTTGACGACACAGAG GTTCAACCAGTCGAACTGAGCCATGTCATGTCCGAAGGAGCATACATTCTGTTCTACATGAG GTCGCATCCGCGCCCTACTAGATGTGGGAAGTCCAGCCGGAACCAGGCTCCTCGCAATAGGTCGTTGAAGGGCCAAAGGGCGTCAAGGCCAGAGCCGAACAACCTCGTTGGAAATGAGACGATTCCGGAGAGCAGCAATGGGATGCTGATAAGGGAGAGCAGAAGCAGGCCGTCGAGTCTGAGAAATTACACAGAGTTCTCGGATGCTGCGTCGAGCGACTGGTCCGTGTTCACAACCTCGGACGACTCGTCGTTCACAACAGAGAGCACGAGGGACTCGTTCAGCACGGTGGACCACGGGGACGCAGCGTTCTCGTCCATCTACCAGTCGATGTACCCGGTGGATTCGCCGACGAGGTGGAACATCTCGTGCAGCATGTTCCTGGGAAGCAAGGCGCAGACGGGATTTGCTGCCCGTGAAGAGAGGGGATTCGTTTCAGTTTCGTGTGTAAATTATGGTAGTGAGGCAAGGACAGAAGGTGTGCCTCAAACTTCAGTTGATTGTTTGATTTAG